The Pseudomonas aeruginosa genome includes the window TCCGTGTGCGCCAGTCCTCGGGGCCGAGCACCAGCATGAAGTCGTCGCCGCCGATGTGGCCGACGAAGTCGCTGCCCGGGTCGATCCGTTCGCTCAGGCACTGTGCCAGGCACAGCAGGACCTCGTCGCCGCGGGCGTAGCCGTAGAGATCGTTGAAGGGTTTGAAGCTGTCGACGTCGATGTAGCAGATCACCGCCTCGCGCCTTTGTTGCAGCAGGCGTTCGAGGCATTGCTGAATCGGCACGTTGCCGGGAAGCAAGGTGAGCGGATTGGCGTGCCGCGCCTGCTGGAGCTTTTCCTCGGTGATCAGCCTGAGCACGTCGATCACCCGGCCCATGCCCGCATAGTGCCCGCCGCGGGTGACGATGAAATCTTCCTCGATACGCTGGCGTGCGCGGCTGGTCAGCAGGCGGCTGACCTGCTGCAGGGTCTGGCCGAGTTCCACGGCGAGAAAATCGTCGCTCATCAGGCGGCTGATCGGCTTGCGCAGGAACAGGTCGCAGGCGAAGGGCCGGAGCAAGGCGTCGGTGAGCGCGTGGCGATGGACGATGCCGATGGGACGCCCTTCTTCGTCGAGGATCGCCAGGGAGTTCTGGTTGGCCTGGCGGCGGAAGATTTCCACCACTTCCTGGGTCGAGGTGCGAACGTCGACCGCGCGCTGTTCCAGCAGCAGCGCACGCAGGTCGCCGTGCTCGTCGCTGGAAGACTGGCTGGGGGCGTCAGCGCTGGGCAGCATCTGTTGTACGTCGCTCGCCGGGTGTTCCTGCGGGCGGCCGAACAGATAGCCTTGCACCAGGTCGACCCCCATCTCGCTAAGTACCGCGAGTTCCTCGGGCAGTTCGATGCCTTCGGCGATGACCTGGGCGCGAGAGGCCCGCGCCATCTTCAGGATGGAGCCGACGAACTCGCGTTTCACGGTGTCCAGGTGGATGCCGTCGACGAAGTGGCGGTCGATCTTCACGTAGTCCGGACGCAGTTCCGACCACAGGCGCAGGCTGGAGTAGCCAGCGCCGAGGTCGTCGAGGGCGATGGAGAAGCCCATGGCGCGATAGTGGTGCAGCGCGGTGTCGAGCAGGTCGAAGTCGTCGATGGGGGTCTGTTCGGTCAGTTCGATCACCACCCGGTTCGGCGAGATCCCCAGCTGTTGCAGCAATTGCAGGGTGCGGCCGGGCGGATGGCCGGCTTCGAGGAGGGACTCCGGGGAGACGTTGAGGAACAGCATGGCGTCGCCCTGGATGTCGCGGAAGCGGCTGAAGGCGCGTTGTCGGCAGAGTAGTTCCAGTTCGCTCAGCCGTCCGCATTGGCGGGCCACGGCGAACAACGCCAGGGGCGAGTGCAGCGGGCTGTTGGACGGACCGCGGGTCAGCGCTTCGTAGCCGACCAGGCGCCGTTCGGAAAGCGAGAGGATGGGCTGGAACAGGCAGTGCAGGTCGCCGTGGGCCAGGATGCTGTCCAGGGCGCTCAACTGCTCGGTGACGGTCATGGAACGCTCTCGTCGCAATGAAAAAGGGCCGGTTGTGCAACCGGCCCCGTATTTCACGACAGTCCCATGACTGTTTTATGACGCTCCCGCTGAACTCAGTGCTTGGCCACCGCCGAGTTGAGGTTCAGGTAGTCCAGCAGGATGTGCCCGGACTCGGTGAGGTAGGCGTCGTCCTGCGGCTTGGTCTTGTCGTCCTCTTCCGGCAGGGCGTTCTCGTCCTCGCGCTTGAGTTCCTTCAGCGGCTCCTGGCCCTTGGACTTGCGCAGGGCGTTCTCCATGGCCAACTGGCGGTTCTCGATGCTGGTCTGCTGGGCGCGGCGCTTGGCCTCGTTCAGGCTGACGGTCTTCTCCTTCATCAGCTCCTGGGCCAGCGCCAGGCGCTCGCGGGCGTAGACGAAGTCGGCGTTGTTCTCGGTGCGCGCGTCGTGCTGGGCCTTGAGTTGCGCGAGGAACGGCTTGAACGGGTTGGCCTCGTCCTTCACCACCGGGCGGATGGTGTCCCAGGGCATCGAGTCGGGCAGGGCGCTTTCGCCGATTTCCTTGTCGTCGACGATGGACGGGTAGCTGATGTCCGGGATCACGCCCTGGTGCTGGGTGCTCTGACCGGAGACTCGGTAGAACTTCGCCAGGGTCAGCTTCAGTTCGCCGTGGTTGAGCGGCTGGATGGTCTGCACGGTGCCCTTGCCGAAGGTCTGTCCACCGAGGATCAGCGCGCGGTGGTAGTCCTGCATGGCGCCGGCGAAGATCTCCGAGGCGGAGGCCGAGAGACGGTTGACCAGTACCGCCAGCGGGCCGGTATAGAAGGCCTTGCCTTCGTCGTCGTTGAGCACGTCGACGCGGCCGTCGCTGTTGCGCACCAGTACGGTCGGGCCCTGGTCGATGAACAGGCCGGTCAGCTCGGTGGCCTCCTGCAGGGAGCCGCCGCCGTTGTTGCGCAGGTCGAGGACGATGCCGTCGACCTTGTCCTTCTGCAATTCGGCGACCAGCTTCTTCACGTCGCGGGTGGTGCTCTTGTAGTTCGGGTCGCCGGCGCGGTAGGCCTTGAAGTCCAGGTAGAAGGCCGGCAGGTCGATCACGCCGAGCTTGTAGCTGCGGCCTTCGTGGTCGACCTTGATGATGGATTTCTTCGCCGCCTGGTCCTCCAGCTTCACCGCCTCGCGGGTGATGGCGACGATCTTGCTGGTCTGGTCGTTCGGCGCGTTGCTCGCCGGAATCACTTCCAGGCGTACCTGGGAACCTTTCGGCCCGCGGATCAGCTTGACCACTTCATCCAGGCGCCAGCCGACCACGTCGACCATTTCGCCCTTGCCCTGGGCGACGCCGATGATCTTGTCGGAGGTGGCGATCTGCTTGCTCTTCGCCGCCGGGCCGGCCGGCACCAGGCGTACGACCTTGACGTAGTCGTTGTCGCTCTGCAGCACCGCGCCGATGCCTTCCAGCGAGAGGCTCATGTTGATGTCGAAGTTTTCCGCGTTGTCCGGCGACAGGTACTGGGTGTGCGGATCGTAGGACTGGGCGAAGGCGTTGATGTAGGCCTGGAAGATGTCTTCGCTGCGGGTCTGCTTGAGGCGCGACAGCTGGTTCTTGTAGCGCTTGGTGAGCTGTTCCTGGATCGCCTTGTCGTCCTTGCCGGTGATCTTCAGGCGCAGGACCTCGTCCTTCACCTTCTTGCGCCAGAGGTCGTCGAGCTCTGCGGTGTCCTTCGCCCAGGGGGCTTTTTCGCGGTCGATCAGCAGGCTCTCGTCGACGCTGAAGTCGATCTTGTCGACGCCCTTGTCGAGCATCGCCAGGGCGTAGTCGAGCCGACCTTTCAGGCGGTCGAGGTGGCGCTTGTAGATGACGAAGCCGGGATCGAGGTCGCCGCTCTTGAGGAAGTCGTCGAACCTGTTGCGCCAGCGATCGAACTCGGCGATGTCGCCGGCGGTGAAGTACATCCGCGCCGGATCGAGCATCTTCAGGTAGCTGTCGTAGATCTTGGCCGAGCGTTCATCGTTCAGCGGCGGCTTGTTGTAGTGGTGCCGCTTGAGCAGTTCCACCACGTTGAGGCTGGCGATGACCTGCTCGCGGTCCGGCTGCAGGCTGTCCCAGGAATTCTGGGCGCTGCCGACGGAGACGGCGGTCGAGGCGAACAGCGGCAGCGAACTGGCGCCGAGGAGGAGCAACAGGGCGGTACGGGGCAGAAAACGCTTCATGCTGATTCGACTGATCGCGGAGTAATGACGCATATTAGGCCTTATTAGCCGGCGCCGGGTTCCCTTGGCGCAATGCAAAAAGCCCGACTCTGGGTGATCGGGCCGTGACAACCCCACTATGGAGGCAGCGTGAACGCATTGCAAGGTATCGAAGGTCGTGTCGAGTGGTCGGAAATCGCCGCCCCGTCCTGCGGTCAGGGCGAAATCCGCATCCGCGTGGCGGCCGCCGGACTCAACCGCGCCGACCTGTTGCAGAAGGCCGGGCTCTACCCGCCGCCACCCGGCGCCAGCCCGGCGCTGGGGCTCGAGTGTGCGGGTGTGGTCAGCGAGGTGGGCGCGGGCAGCACCTGGCAGGTCGGCGACCGGGTCTGCGCGCTGCTCGCCGGCGGCGGCATGGCCGAGGAAGTGGTGGTGGACGCGCGCCACGTACTGCCGGTCCCGGCAGGGCTGAGCCTGGCGGAGGCGGCGGGGATTCCGGAGGTCTACGCCACGGCCTGGCTGAACCTGTTCCAGTTGGCGGCGTTGCAGCCCGGCGAGAAAGTGCTGCTGCACGCCGGCGCCAGCGGCGTCGGTTCGGCCGGCATCCAATTGTGCAAGGCGTTCGGCAACCCCTGCTGGGTCAGCGTCGGTTCCGCCGAACGCCTGGCCTACTGCGAATCCCTGGGCGCCGCCGGCGGCGTGCTGCGCAAGCAGAGCCTGGAATCGCTGCGCGATTTCGCCCCGTTCGACGTGATCCTCGATCCGGTCGGCGCCCGCTATGCCGGGTTGAACCTGGAGTTGCTGCGGCGCGACGGGCGCTGGGTGATCATCGGCCTGATGGGCGGCCGCGAGGCGCAACTGGACCTGGCTCAACTGCTAGGCAAACGCATCCAGTTGACCGGCTCGACCCTGCGTACCCGTGATGCCGAGTTCAAGGCGCAGTTGATCGCCGAACTGGGGTTGAAGGTCTGGCCATTGTTCTCCGCCGGGAAACTCCGCGCGCAGCTGGAGCGAACCTTCCCGATCGTCGACGCCGAGGCGGCGTTCGAGGCGTTGGCGAGCAACCAGGTGCAGGGCAAGGTCGTGCTGGTGGTGGACCCGTCGCTGGCCTGAAGGGCCGCTTCGGCGAGGCGATGGAAAGCGCGATCCGCTCGCGCTTTCGCAGCGAGCCTGTCAGCGCCAGGCGTTGACCGGCCAGCCCATTTCCTTGGCGTAGGCGAGCAGGGTCGGGTCCGGATTGACCGTGTTCGGATGGCCGACCAGCTTCAGCAGCGGCAGGTCGTTGCGCGAGTCCGAATAGAACCAGGCGTCGGCCAGTTGGCGATCGTCTCCTTCCAGCAGGTCGAGCAGACGCAATACCTTGCCTTCGCGATAGGTGAGGGTGCCGAGGGTGCGGCCGGTGTAGTGTCCGTCGAGCACTTCGAGATCGATGGCGAGGACTTCGTCGACGCCGATCCGCGCCGCGATCGGCTTGACCAGGTGCACCCCGGATGCGGAGACGATCAGCACCCGGTCGTTGGCGCTGCGGTGGCGCGCCAGGCAGGCGCAGGCGTCGCTGTAGATCAGCGGCTCGATGACCTCCTCGACGTAGGCCTCCACTTCCCGCTCGACTTCCTCGACGCTGCGACCGATCAGCGGTTGCAGGGTGTAGTCCATGTACAGGTCCATGGACAGCTTGCCTTCGGCGTACTGCTCCATCAGTTCGGCGTCGCGGCGGACGAAGGATTCGTCGACCCAGCCGAGACTCGCCATGCGCTGGCTCCACAGGCTGGAGCAGTCGCCGTGGATCATGGTCTCGTCCAGGTCGAAGATCACCAGGCTCATCAAGCTACCTCTCGAATACTGTTGCGATCGATGACCAGCGTCAGCTGACTGCCGGCCGGATACAGGCGGTCTGCGCTGCGGTTGAGGACGTCGACGGTGAGCTCCACCCCGGCGGCCTCGACGCGGTAACGGATCACGTTGCCGAGCAGACTGTGCGAGCGTACCAGCGCCGGCACGCCTTCGCTCGGTTCGTTGCCCAGGCGCAGGGATTCCGGGCGGATCGCCACCTGTTGCGCGCAGGGCTGGCCGAGCAGGCGGCTGGCCTGTTCGGCGTCGAGCAGGTTGTAGTTGCCGATGAAGCCGGCGGCGAAGGCGTTTTCCGGCGCGGTGTAGAGGGTCTCCGCGTCGCCGCTCTGGACGATGCGTCCGGCGTTCATCAGGACGATGCGGTCGGACAGGGTCAGCGCTTCCTCCTGGTCATGGGTGACGAACACCGTGGTCAGCCCCAGCTCCTGCTGGATGCGGCGGATCTGTTCGCGCAGGTGCTTGCGGATGCGCGCGTCGAGGGCCGACAGCGGCTCGTCGAGCAGCAGCAGGCGCGGGCGCGTCACCAGCGAGCGGGCCAGCGCCACGCGCTGGCACTGGCCGCCGGAGAGTTGGTGCGGGTAGCGTGCGGCGTACTCGCCCAGTTCCACCAGTTCGATGGCTTCGGCGACCCGCTGCTTCAGTTCCGTCGCAGGCACCTTCTGCATGCGCAGGCCGAAGGCGACGTTCTGTTGCACGGTCATGTTGGGGAACAGCGCGTAGCTCTGGAACACCATGGCGATCCCGCGCTTCTGCGGCGGCAAAGGCACCACATCCTCGCCGTCGATGAGGATGCGCCCGCTGTCGACCTCGGTCAGCCCGGCGATGCAGCGCAGCAGGGTGGACTTGCCGCAGCCGCTGGGGCCGAGCAGGGTGACGAACTCGCCGCGGGCGGCGGCGAAGTCGATATCGCGGAAGATGCTGGTGGCACCGTAGCTCTTGTCGAGCTGTTCGACGCTGACGAACGACATGATCAGGCCTTGTCCTTGTTCAGTCGGTTGGCCGCCCAGGTCAGGACCAGGACGAACACGAAGTAGGAGACCACCACTGCGCTGGTGTAGTGGCCGCTGCTGTTGCGCATGTTGTTGAGGAACACCTGCAGGGTCTCGTAGCGGGTACCGACCAGCAGGTTGGCGAAGACGAATTCGCCGATGAGGAAGGAGAACGACAGCAGCAGGGCCACCATCACGCCCTTGCGCAGGTTCGGCAGCACGACCAGCAGCGCCGCCTTCCAGGTGCTGGCGCCGAGCAGGTGGGCGGCGTCCATCAGGTCGCGCAGGTTGATCGCCTGCAGGTTGTTGGTGATCGCCCGGTACATGAACGGCAGGGCGATGGTGAAGTAGCAGCCGACCAGCACCCAGGGCGTGCCGATCATTTCCAGCGGCCCGCTGGCATAGAGTTGCAGCAGGCCCACCGAGGAGACGATCGGCGGCACCGCGAAGGGCAGCAGGATGAGCACGTTCATTACGCCGTCCAGGCGCGGGAAGTGGTAGTGGATGACGAACATCAGCGGCAGGATCAGCAACACGCTGAACGCCAGGGCGCCGAAGCAGACCAGCAGCGAGCGGGCGAAGGCCAGCAGGAAGCGCTGGTCGCTCCACAGCGTCAGGTACCACTTCAGGGTCAGGCCGTCCGGCAGCAGGGTCGCCGACCACTGGGTGGCCAGCGAGTAGAGCAGGGTCGCCGCCAGCGGCAGGACCAGGATCAGGAACAGCGCGCAGACCACCAGGCGATGGTAGAGCGCGGCAGGACGTCGATCAGCGCGCGACATGGTAGCTCCTGCGCAGCAGCCATTGGTGGACCAGGGTGATCAGGGTCATCAGGCCGACCAGCACCATGGCCAGGGCGCTGGCCATGTTCGGGTCGGGGAACACGTCGCCGGCGACCAGCGCGCCGATGCGGATCGGGATCACGTTGAAGTTGCCGGTGGTCAGCGAGTACACCGTGGCGTAGGCGCCGAGGGCGTTGGCCAGGAGGATGACGAAGGTGCCCAGCAGCGCCGGGGTCAGCACCGGGATGCCGATGTGTCGCCAGTACTGCCAGCCGTTGGCGCCGAGCAGCGCGGCGGACTCGCGCCAGTCCTCGCGCAGGGCGTCGAAGGCCGGGTAGAGCAGCATCACCCCGAGGGGGATCTGGAAATAGGTGTAGAGGATTATCAGGCCGGTCTTCGAGTAGAGATTGAAGTCGTCGATCCAGCCGGCCTGCTTGAGCAACAGGGTCAGCGCGCCGTTGAAGCCGAGCAGGATGATGAAGGCGAACGCCAGCGGTACCCCGGCGAAGTTGCTGGTCATGTTGGAGAAGGCCATGACGAAGTCGCGCAGGCGGCTGTCGACGTGGCGCAGCGAATGGCTGCCGAGCACCGCGATGAGCAGGCCGAGCAGGCTCGACCAGCCGGCGATCTCCAGGCTGTGGCGGATCGCCTGGCGGTAGAAGGGCGAGCCGAACAGCTC containing:
- a CDS encoding bifunctional diguanylate cyclase/phosphodiesterase translates to MTVTEQLSALDSILAHGDLHCLFQPILSLSERRLVGYEALTRGPSNSPLHSPLALFAVARQCGRLSELELLCRQRAFSRFRDIQGDAMLFLNVSPESLLEAGHPPGRTLQLLQQLGISPNRVVIELTEQTPIDDFDLLDTALHHYRAMGFSIALDDLGAGYSSLRLWSELRPDYVKIDRHFVDGIHLDTVKREFVGSILKMARASRAQVIAEGIELPEELAVLSEMGVDLVQGYLFGRPQEHPASDVQQMLPSADAPSQSSSDEHGDLRALLLEQRAVDVRTSTQEVVEIFRRQANQNSLAILDEEGRPIGIVHRHALTDALLRPFACDLFLRKPISRLMSDDFLAVELGQTLQQVSRLLTSRARQRIEEDFIVTRGGHYAGMGRVIDVLRLITEEKLQQARHANPLTLLPGNVPIQQCLERLLQQRREAVICYIDVDSFKPFNDLYGYARGDEVLLCLAQCLSERIDPGSDFVGHIGGDDFMLVLGPEDWRTRIDRLLETFQSQCRRFYSREHLEAGCFVAHNRHGQREEYPLLSLSVGVVHLPAEACQGMDAAHLATLASEAKRQAKAVPGYSLHLIEAA
- a CDS encoding carboxy terminal-processing peptidase: MKRFLPRTALLLLLGASSLPLFASTAVSVGSAQNSWDSLQPDREQVIASLNVVELLKRHHYNKPPLNDERSAKIYDSYLKMLDPARMYFTAGDIAEFDRWRNRFDDFLKSGDLDPGFVIYKRHLDRLKGRLDYALAMLDKGVDKIDFSVDESLLIDREKAPWAKDTAELDDLWRKKVKDEVLRLKITGKDDKAIQEQLTKRYKNQLSRLKQTRSEDIFQAYINAFAQSYDPHTQYLSPDNAENFDINMSLSLEGIGAVLQSDNDYVKVVRLVPAGPAAKSKQIATSDKIIGVAQGKGEMVDVVGWRLDEVVKLIRGPKGSQVRLEVIPASNAPNDQTSKIVAITREAVKLEDQAAKKSIIKVDHEGRSYKLGVIDLPAFYLDFKAYRAGDPNYKSTTRDVKKLVAELQKDKVDGIVLDLRNNGGGSLQEATELTGLFIDQGPTVLVRNSDGRVDVLNDDEGKAFYTGPLAVLVNRLSASASEIFAGAMQDYHRALILGGQTFGKGTVQTIQPLNHGELKLTLAKFYRVSGQSTQHQGVIPDISYPSIVDDKEIGESALPDSMPWDTIRPVVKDEANPFKPFLAQLKAQHDARTENNADFVYARERLALAQELMKEKTVSLNEAKRRAQQTSIENRQLAMENALRKSKGQEPLKELKREDENALPEEDDKTKPQDDAYLTESGHILLDYLNLNSAVAKH
- a CDS encoding NAD(P)H-quinone oxidoreductase, whose amino-acid sequence is MNALQGIEGRVEWSEIAAPSCGQGEIRIRVAAAGLNRADLLQKAGLYPPPPGASPALGLECAGVVSEVGAGSTWQVGDRVCALLAGGGMAEEVVVDARHVLPVPAGLSLAEAAGIPEVYATAWLNLFQLAALQPGEKVLLHAGASGVGSAGIQLCKAFGNPCWVSVGSAERLAYCESLGAAGGVLRKQSLESLRDFAPFDVILDPVGARYAGLNLELLRRDGRWVIIGLMGGREAQLDLAQLLGKRIQLTGSTLRTRDAEFKAQLIAELGLKVWPLFSAGKLRAQLERTFPIVDAEAAFEALASNQVQGKVVLVVDPSLA
- a CDS encoding HAD family hydrolase encodes the protein MIHGDCSSLWSQRMASLGWVDESFVRRDAELMEQYAEGKLSMDLYMDYTLQPLIGRSVEEVEREVEAYVEEVIEPLIYSDACACLARHRSANDRVLIVSASGVHLVKPIAARIGVDEVLAIDLEVLDGHYTGRTLGTLTYREGKVLRLLDLLEGDDRQLADAWFYSDSRNDLPLLKLVGHPNTVNPDPTLLAYAKEMGWPVNAWR
- a CDS encoding ABC transporter ATP-binding protein encodes the protein MSFVSVEQLDKSYGATSIFRDIDFAAARGEFVTLLGPSGCGKSTLLRCIAGLTEVDSGRILIDGEDVVPLPPQKRGIAMVFQSYALFPNMTVQQNVAFGLRMQKVPATELKQRVAEAIELVELGEYAARYPHQLSGGQCQRVALARSLVTRPRLLLLDEPLSALDARIRKHLREQIRRIQQELGLTTVFVTHDQEEALTLSDRIVLMNAGRIVQSGDAETLYTAPENAFAAGFIGNYNLLDAEQASRLLGQPCAQQVAIRPESLRLGNEPSEGVPALVRSHSLLGNVIRYRVEAAGVELTVDVLNRSADRLYPAGSQLTLVIDRNSIREVA
- a CDS encoding ABC transporter permease, yielding MSRADRRPAALYHRLVVCALFLILVLPLAATLLYSLATQWSATLLPDGLTLKWYLTLWSDQRFLLAFARSLLVCFGALAFSVLLILPLMFVIHYHFPRLDGVMNVLILLPFAVPPIVSSVGLLQLYASGPLEMIGTPWVLVGCYFTIALPFMYRAITNNLQAINLRDLMDAAHLLGASTWKAALLVVLPNLRKGVMVALLLSFSFLIGEFVFANLLVGTRYETLQVFLNNMRNSSGHYTSAVVVSYFVFVLVLTWAANRLNKDKA
- a CDS encoding ABC transporter permease, yielding MKRLSGKWLALLFLLPFAAFFVIFQIAPLAWVALNSLKASDAWSLANYLELFGSPFYRQAIRHSLEIAGWSSLLGLLIAVLGSHSLRHVDSRLRDFVMAFSNMTSNFAGVPLAFAFIILLGFNGALTLLLKQAGWIDDFNLYSKTGLIILYTYFQIPLGVMLLYPAFDALREDWRESAALLGANGWQYWRHIGIPVLTPALLGTFVILLANALGAYATVYSLTTGNFNVIPIRIGALVAGDVFPDPNMASALAMVLVGLMTLITLVHQWLLRRSYHVAR